CTCCACCTGCTGGGCGCTGCTGGAGATGGGCTGTCGGGCGGCCCTGCCGCTGCCGCTCGGCCAGGGCGTCCAGGCCGCCGTCGACGGTGACGCCGCCGGGATCTGGCGGGCCGGGGCCTTCGCCCTGGCCCTGTCGGTGGTCGCCGCCGGCGGTACCGTGCTGCTCCACCGCCAGGCGGTCTGGAACTGGATCACCGCCGCCACCCAGGTCCGCCAGCTGGTCGCCCGACAGGCCTCCCGGCTCGGCGCCGGCCTCTCCCGCCGGATCGCCACCGGCGAGATCGTCGCGGTGGGCAGCGGTGACGTCGAGAAGATCGGCTGGTACGTCGAGCTGGTCGCCCGGGTCCGCGCCGCGGTGCTGGTCTGGCTCGGCGTCAGCGCGGTCGTGCTGGCCGTCCAGCCGCTGCTCGGCCTGGTGGTCCTGCTCGGCGTGCCGGTGCTGGCCGCCTCGGTCTGGCCGCTGCTCGGGCCCTTCGAGAAGCGGTACGCCGAGCAGCGCGCGCTCGGCGGCAAGGCCACCGAGCTGGCCGCGGACACCGTCGCCGGGCTGCGCGTCCTGCGCGGCATCGGAGGTGAGGAGCTCTTCCTGGCGCGCTACCGCGCCGCCTCGCAGAAGGTCCGGGCGGCCGCGGTGCGGGCCACCCGGCTCTCCTCGCTGATGCAGGCCCAGCAGGTGCTGCTGCCCGGGCTCTTCGTGGTCGGCGTCACCTGGTACGGCGCGCACCTGGCCGCCACCGGGGAGATCGGCATCGGCACCCTGGTCTCGGTCTACGGCGCGACGGCCTTCCTGGCCGCGCCGCTGCGCATCCTCGGCGAGGCCGCGCACGCCTGGAGCGTCGCCCGGGTCTCCGCCGGACGGGCCACCCGGGTGCTCGCGCTGTCCCGGACGAGCCGGGCCCCGGACGCCGCGCTGGCCCGCCCGGACCGCGCCGACCTGCACGACCCCCGCACCGGGCTGACCGCCCGCGCGGGCGAGCTGACCGCCGTGGTCTGCGGTGATCCGGACTTCGCCGGGGAGCTCGCCGAGCGCCTCGGCGGCCATGTCCCGCCGGCCGAGGGGGACGAGCCGGCGCCCGAGCAGCACGCGGTGCGGCTCGGCGGCACCCCGCTGGACGCCGTGCCGCTGGCCGAGGCCCGCGCCGCCGTGCTGGTCCACGACAAGGAGCCGGTGCTGCTCTCCGGCACCCTGGCCGAGCTGCTGGACGTGCCCGCCTCGGGCCGGATCGAGCCCGCCGACGCGCTGGCCGCCGCCCGCGCCGAGGACGTGCTGGACGCGCTGGTGGACGGCTCGCCCGACTGCGGGGGAGACCCGATGCGGGCCGTGATCACCGAGCGCGGACGCTCGCTCTCCGGCGGCCAGCGCCAGCGCCTGGCACTGGCCCGCTCACTGTTGGCCGATCCGCCGGTGCTCGTCCTGGACGAACCGACCAGCGCCGTCGACGCCCACACCGAGTCGCGGATCGCGGCCGGCCTGCGCCGCAGCCGCGCCGGGCGGACGACCGTCGTCCTGGCCACCAGCCCGCTGCTGCTCGACCAGGCCGACCGGGTGCTGCTGGTCCACGAAGGCCGGGTCACCGCCTCCGGGACCCACCGCGAGCTGCTGCACCGCGAACCGCTCTACCGGGCCGTGGTCACCCGCGAGGAGGACCCGGCGCCGGCGGCGGCGCCCGTGAGCGTGAAGGAGGCGGTGTGAGGCACGCCTTCCCCGCCGCTCCCCCGTGCGTCCGCGCGCGGGAGCGGCGGACCGGACCGCCGGTCCCGTCGCCACCTCTCCCGTCCCCGCCGGTCCGGTCCCGTCCCGTCACGTCCTTGCCCGGCGGGCCCCGGCCCGGCCGTCCCCCGGCCGTCCGGAGCCTTCCCGGCCGGCACCGCGGCGCAGCCGCCGGATCTCGCCCGAGGAGTACCGAATGAAGCCCCCCGCCCAGTCGGAGACCGGTCCGGCGACCATGCTGCCGGTCGGCTCCCCGGCGGCCGTCCGCAGCTACGTCCGGCTGCTCGCCCGGCGCCACCGTGCCAACTTCGGCGCGGTCGTCGGGCTGCACGGTGTCGCGACGGTGGCCGGGCTGGTCGGGCCGTGGGTGCTCGGCCGGCTGGTCGAGTCGCTCGCCTCCGGCAGTGCCGAGGGCGCCATCGCGGCGGCCGTCGGCTGGTACCTGCTGGCGCTGCTGGTCCAGTCCGCCTTCACCTGGTGGTCCCGGCTGCGCGGTGGAGTCCTGGGAGAGGAGGTGCTCGCCGACCTCCGGGAGGACTTCCTGGTCCGTTCGGTCGCCCTGCCGCCCGGCGTGCTGGAGCGGGCCGGCACGGGTGACCTCGTCTCCCGGGGCACCACCGACATCGACCGGCTCTCCAAGTCGGTCCGCGAGGCGGTGCCCGAGCTGGCCGTCGCCGTGGTCTCGCTGGTGCTGGTGCTGGGCGCGCTGGTGGTCACCTCGCCGCTGCTCGCCCTCACCGCCGTCATCGGCCTGCCGCTGCTGCTGGCCAGCTCCCGCTGGTACTTCCGGCGTGCCCCGCAGTCCTACCGCTCCGAGTCGGCCGGGTACGCGGCGGTCAACACGGTGCTGGCCGAGACGGTCGACGCGGGCCGGACGGTCGAGACGCTGCGGCTGGGCGAGGACCGGATCCGCCTCACCGACCGCAAGCTCGGCGAGTGGCTGGCCTGGGAGCGCTACACGCTCTGGCTCCGCTCGGTCTGGTTCCCCACCATCGACGCCGTCTACACGCTCGCGGTGCTGGGCACCCTGGTGCTCGGCGGGCTGTTCACCCTCCGGGGCTGGATCAGTGTGGGCCAGCTGACCACCGGTGTGCTCTACGCGCAGGCGCTCACCGGTCCGGTCGACCTGATCCTGCGCTGGTACGACGAGCTCCAGATCGGCCAGGCCTCGCTGGCCCGGCTGGTCGGGGTCCGCGAGGTGGAGGATCCGGAGACGGACGACTCGGTCCACCCGGACGGGCACCGGGTGGAGGCCACCGAGGTGCGGTTCGGCTACCGGGAGGGCGCCGACGTGCTGCACGGCATCAGCCTGGACGTGGCGCCGGGCAGCCGGGTGGCGCTGGTCGGCCCGTCCGGGGCCGGCAAGTCCACCCTGGGCCGTCTGCTGGCCGGGATCTACGCCCCGGGCCGGGGGAGTGTCACCCTCGGCGGCGCCTCGCTCGCGCGGATGCCCGCCGAGCGGGTCCGGGCCCGGGTGGCGCTGGTCAACCAGGAGCACCACGTGTTCGTCGGCACCCTGCGGGACAACCTGCGGCTGGCCGCGCCCGACGCCGACGACACCGAGTTGCGGGCCGCCCTGGACGCGGTGGACGCCGGTGAGTGGGTGGACGGCCTGGCGGAGGGCCTGGACACCGAGGTCGGGTCGGGGGGTACGGCCCTGTCCCCGCCGCAGGCCCAGCAGCTGGCGCTGGCCCGGCTGGTCCTGGCGGACCCGCACACCCTGGTGCTGGACGAGGCCACCTCGCTGCTCGACCCCCGGGCCGCCCGGCACCTGGAGCGCTCGCTCTCCCGGGTGCTGGAGGGCCGGACGGTGATCGCCATCGCCCACCGCCTGCACACCGCGCACGACGCGGACGTGATCGCGGTGGTCGAGGGCGGCCGGATCAGCGAGTACGGCAGCCATCCCGAGCTGGTCGCGGCCGGCGGCCCGTACGCGGCGCTCTGGCGCTCCTGGCGGGACGAGCGGTAGTGCTGCCGCGCCCGCGCCGGGCCCCTCCGCATCCGGAGCAGCCCGGCGCGGGCGCCGTTCGCCGTCCGGTCCTGCCCGGTGCCCTGATCGCCGGTCCTGCCTGCCCGGTGCCCCGCACGCCACCCCGGTGCCCTGATCGCCACCCCCGGGGGGGCGTCCGTTCCCGGCCGCTGGGCCGTTCGGGTGGGGCGGCGGGCCCGGGAGGGTCAGTCGCGGCCGGGCGAACGGACGAACCGCCGGCCCGGCACCCAGACTGCCGGGGTGACCAAAGTTTCGGACGGTTCGTCGTCGGCAGGCCCCGGGAAGAGCGAGATCGCCGGTGTCCCCACCCGCTATCTGGCGATCGGGGCGATCGTCGTCCTGGCGGTGTGGTTCCTGTTCGCCAACCTCGACAAGGTGAAGATCCAGTTCTGGGTGTTCACGGTCACCGCGCCGCTCTGGGTCGCGTTGCTGGCCACCCTGCTGGCCGGCGCCGCGCTGGGCTGGCTGCTCAAGGGCCGCCGGGCCAAGTGACGGACCTCCTCGACCCCTGAGGAGGGATCACCCAGGTGAGCACCGCTGTCTTCACCCCGCTGATCGAGCTGAGCGGGGTCAACAAGCACTTCGGCGACCTGCACGTCCTGCAGGACATCGACCTGACGGTGGGCCGCGGCGAGGTTGTCGTGGTGATCGGGCCGTCCGGCTCGGGCAAGTCCACCCTGTGCCGGACGATCAACCGGCTGGAGCCGATCGAGAGCGGCAGCATCCGGATCGACGGTGAGCCGCTGCCCGCCGAGGGCAAGGGCCTGGCGAAGCTGCGGGCCGAGGTCGGGATGGTCTTCCAGTCCTTCAACCTGTTCGCGCACAAGACCGTGCTGCAGAACGTCTCGCTGGCCCAGGTCAAGGTCCGGGGC
The sequence above is a segment of the Kitasatospora sp. NBC_00240 genome. Coding sequences within it:
- a CDS encoding ABC transporter ATP-binding protein, producing MPLKPLPLSDPGSPDLSSPLAFLRWLQRSQRRGQVLSTCWALLEMGCRAALPLPLGQGVQAAVDGDAAGIWRAGAFALALSVVAAGGTVLLHRQAVWNWITAATQVRQLVARQASRLGAGLSRRIATGEIVAVGSGDVEKIGWYVELVARVRAAVLVWLGVSAVVLAVQPLLGLVVLLGVPVLAASVWPLLGPFEKRYAEQRALGGKATELAADTVAGLRVLRGIGGEELFLARYRAASQKVRAAAVRATRLSSLMQAQQVLLPGLFVVGVTWYGAHLAATGEIGIGTLVSVYGATAFLAAPLRILGEAAHAWSVARVSAGRATRVLALSRTSRAPDAALARPDRADLHDPRTGLTARAGELTAVVCGDPDFAGELAERLGGHVPPAEGDEPAPEQHAVRLGGTPLDAVPLAEARAAVLVHDKEPVLLSGTLAELLDVPASGRIEPADALAAARAEDVLDALVDGSPDCGGDPMRAVITERGRSLSGGQRQRLALARSLLADPPVLVLDEPTSAVDAHTESRIAAGLRRSRAGRTTVVLATSPLLLDQADRVLLVHEGRVTASGTHRELLHREPLYRAVVTREEDPAPAAAPVSVKEAV
- a CDS encoding ABC transporter ATP-binding protein translates to MKPPAQSETGPATMLPVGSPAAVRSYVRLLARRHRANFGAVVGLHGVATVAGLVGPWVLGRLVESLASGSAEGAIAAAVGWYLLALLVQSAFTWWSRLRGGVLGEEVLADLREDFLVRSVALPPGVLERAGTGDLVSRGTTDIDRLSKSVREAVPELAVAVVSLVLVLGALVVTSPLLALTAVIGLPLLLASSRWYFRRAPQSYRSESAGYAAVNTVLAETVDAGRTVETLRLGEDRIRLTDRKLGEWLAWERYTLWLRSVWFPTIDAVYTLAVLGTLVLGGLFTLRGWISVGQLTTGVLYAQALTGPVDLILRWYDELQIGQASLARLVGVREVEDPETDDSVHPDGHRVEATEVRFGYREGADVLHGISLDVAPGSRVALVGPSGAGKSTLGRLLAGIYAPGRGSVTLGGASLARMPAERVRARVALVNQEHHVFVGTLRDNLRLAAPDADDTELRAALDAVDAGEWVDGLAEGLDTEVGSGGTALSPPQAQQLALARLVLADPHTLVLDEATSLLDPRAARHLERSLSRVLEGRTVIAIAHRLHTAHDADVIAVVEGGRISEYGSHPELVAAGGPYAALWRSWRDER
- a CDS encoding lipopolysaccharide assembly protein LapA domain-containing protein → MTKVSDGSSSAGPGKSEIAGVPTRYLAIGAIVVLAVWFLFANLDKVKIQFWVFTVTAPLWVALLATLLAGAALGWLLKGRRAK